The Peptococcaceae bacterium 1198_IL3148 genome window below encodes:
- the ehuB gene encoding ectoine/hydroxyectoine ABC transporter substrate-binding protein EhuB — translation MKNFKMKKLLAIILSISLLALAGCSPGGDNNSEGLSTLERVQKEGKIVVGFANEKPYAYKTSDGEVTGMSVEVARAIFKELGINEVEGKVTEFGSLIPGLKAGRFDVVTAGMYITPKRAEQVAFADPEYRVGQGLAVSKGNPHNLHSYQDIANNPDISVAVMAGGFELDYLKASGVKESQIQVVNDIPSCISALESGRVDATTMTDITLQSALQTADQSKLQLVMDFEQPIIEGQSVIAHGAAAFNQADTDFVAAYNAELQKLKESGKLLEILKKFGFSEQNLPADITTEQIIAES, via the coding sequence ATGAAAAATTTTAAGATGAAAAAACTGTTGGCAATAATACTTAGCATTAGCCTGCTGGCTTTAGCGGGCTGTTCCCCTGGCGGAGATAATAACAGTGAAGGTTTATCTACCTTAGAGCGGGTGCAAAAGGAAGGTAAAATTGTTGTGGGTTTTGCCAATGAAAAACCCTATGCCTATAAAACCTCAGATGGTGAAGTAACCGGTATGTCCGTTGAAGTAGCAAGAGCAATCTTCAAAGAATTGGGGATCAATGAAGTTGAGGGCAAGGTCACTGAGTTCGGTTCACTGATTCCTGGTTTAAAGGCTGGCCGTTTTGACGTGGTTACTGCCGGAATGTATATCACCCCTAAACGGGCTGAGCAAGTGGCCTTTGCTGATCCAGAATACCGTGTCGGCCAAGGGTTAGCTGTCAGCAAAGGTAACCCTCACAATTTGCATAGCTACCAGGACATTGCCAATAACCCCGATATCTCGGTGGCTGTAATGGCTGGTGGTTTTGAACTGGATTACTTAAAGGCTTCCGGAGTTAAAGAAAGTCAAATTCAAGTGGTAAACGATATTCCATCCTGTATTTCTGCCCTGGAGTCCGGCAGAGTTGATGCCACCACCATGACCGATATAACTTTACAAAGCGCTCTGCAAACAGCCGATCAATCTAAACTCCAACTGGTGATGGATTTTGAACAACCAATTATTGAGGGTCAAAGTGTGATCGCCCACGGAGCTGCAGCCTTTAACCAAGCGGATACCGACTTTGTGGCCGCTTATAATGCGGAACTACAAAAACTAAAGGAATCAGGCAAGTTACTGGAAATTCTCAAGAAGTTTGGCTTCAGCGAACAAAATTTACCGGCTGACATTACCACTGAACAAATTATTGCTGAAAGTTAA
- the ehuC gene encoding ectoine/hydroxyectoine ABC transporter permease subunit EhuC, translating to MTTYLEILPELLRGAGVTIQLLLVSTLLAFTIAFIAGLGRVSKHFLVRKLTAVYVEVFRGTSLLVQMFWIFFALPLAFGLELSPFWTGVIALGLNYGAYASEIVRSAITAIPKGQTEAAIALNMTRWQRMRLVILPQAFRIMLPGFGNISIELLKGTSLVSLITMADLTYQGLTLRNTNISQTTEIFVALLIIYFIIALPLIFTTRYLERRTARGVATQ from the coding sequence ATTACTACTTACCTTGAAATCCTCCCAGAGCTATTGCGTGGGGCCGGTGTCACCATTCAACTGCTGTTGGTCTCAACTTTATTGGCCTTTACCATCGCCTTTATAGCGGGGTTAGGACGGGTGTCAAAACACTTTTTAGTGCGCAAGCTGACCGCAGTTTATGTAGAGGTGTTCCGCGGCACATCACTATTGGTACAAATGTTTTGGATATTCTTTGCACTACCACTGGCCTTTGGTCTGGAGCTATCCCCCTTCTGGACCGGCGTTATCGCCCTGGGGTTAAATTATGGCGCCTATGCTTCAGAAATCGTCCGCAGCGCCATAACGGCCATTCCTAAGGGGCAAACCGAAGCAGCCATTGCTTTAAATATGACCCGTTGGCAACGGATGAGGTTGGTAATATTACCCCAGGCCTTTAGAATTATGCTACCTGGTTTCGGCAATATCTCCATTGAGTTATTAAAGGGCACCTCACTGGTATCATTGATAACCATGGCTGACTTAACTTACCAAGGCCTAACATTGCGCAACACCAATATATCTCAAACCACCGAAATTTTTGTGGCGCTGTTAATTATCTACTTTATCATTGCGTTACCACTGATCTTTACCACCCGTTACTTGGAACGTAGAACCGCGAGAGGAGTTGCTACCCAATGA